Proteins from a single region of Verrucomicrobiia bacterium:
- a CDS encoding lipid II flippase MurJ → MNLSPFLLTPFFVIIGRSGGLIVPFFIAHFYGVSRETDAFFFANGIIMFLWGVFQQVFETVLLPYLAEQKRKSAGHMFFFVRRVLYTVLPLLALVCIGLKFFLPRLLSATSGLDPDMASLVTLIYTFLVPFLLMTVFVSAVNGILNTYKVFWFPAVSPLIRSLVIVAFMFLFHDKLGIHAISAGFVGGEFLRWAVSLYLLFHLGLWTGKNLAAPSDGQGDARSFWGQSVYQVFALGAVQLIPLLNQWYASWLGVGDLSMLNYADRLYQIPFQLFLAGQSQIFLSHWADSYYEQSKTDFRRRVQRDMAVTLGVVTLFAAGCWLSRGLLVRLSLGFGEVKGASLESISSLFGVLIMGLAPAVINTLLLRVLFVMRQSAGFMAQSVIKLGLQLLLNGLLMKVYGLQGIAIATMLNVTVTTLGLYAYILFLWKRQSV, encoded by the coding sequence ATGAACCTCAGTCCTTTTTTGCTTACGCCATTTTTTGTGATCATCGGGCGCTCCGGCGGGCTGATCGTCCCGTTTTTCATCGCGCACTTCTACGGCGTCAGCCGCGAAACCGACGCCTTTTTCTTCGCCAACGGCATCATCATGTTCCTGTGGGGCGTTTTCCAGCAGGTTTTCGAGACCGTGCTTCTGCCCTACCTTGCCGAGCAGAAAAGAAAGAGCGCGGGACACATGTTCTTTTTCGTGAGGCGGGTTCTTTACACGGTGCTGCCTCTTCTCGCCCTGGTCTGCATCGGCCTCAAATTTTTTCTGCCGCGGCTTTTGAGCGCGACAAGCGGTCTCGATCCGGACATGGCCAGCCTGGTCACCCTGATCTACACTTTTTTAGTGCCGTTCCTCCTGATGACGGTTTTCGTTTCCGCGGTCAACGGCATTCTGAATACTTACAAGGTCTTCTGGTTTCCCGCGGTGTCGCCGCTGATCCGGTCGCTCGTCATCGTGGCGTTCATGTTCCTTTTCCACGACAAACTCGGCATTCATGCGATCAGCGCGGGGTTTGTGGGCGGCGAATTCCTGCGCTGGGCCGTGAGCCTTTACCTGCTTTTCCACCTGGGCCTCTGGACGGGCAAGAATCTGGCGGCTCCTTCCGACGGCCAGGGGGACGCGAGGAGTTTCTGGGGCCAGTCCGTTTACCAGGTCTTCGCCCTGGGCGCTGTCCAGCTGATTCCCTTGCTGAACCAATGGTATGCCTCGTGGCTGGGCGTGGGGGATTTGAGCATGCTGAATTACGCAGATCGTCTCTATCAAATCCCTTTCCAGCTTTTTCTGGCCGGGCAGTCCCAGATTTTCCTCTCGCATTGGGCCGACAGTTATTACGAACAAAGCAAGACCGACTTCCGGCGCCGCGTCCAAAGGGACATGGCGGTCACCTTGGGCGTCGTGACCCTCTTCGCCGCGGGCTGCTGGCTCAGCCGCGGCCTCCTCGTTCGCCTTTCGCTCGGATTCGGGGAAGTGAAGGGAGCTTCTCTCGAGTCTATTTCGTCCCTGTTCGGTGTCCTTATCATGGGATTGGCTCCAGCCGTCATCAATACGCTTTTGCTGCGAGTCCTGTTCGTCATGCGCCAATCCGCGGGATTCATGGCTCAGTCGGTCATCAAGCTGGGGCTGCAGCTTTTACTCAACGGCCTTCTGATGAAAGTCTACGGCCTGCAGGGCATTGCCATCGCCACGATGCTGAACGTGACGGTGACGACCCTCGGCCTGTACGCCTACATTTTATTTTTGTGGAAGCGGCAAAGCGTATGA
- a CDS encoding polysaccharide pyruvyl transferase family protein, producing the protein MKKILVANLASPANPGDQAILKGTLKLFREVWEQPAVTLSTRAFSEKAVYEACGCRVVPSYPDVDCLSMDDSLGKMMRIPQALFRPGLLRSAVRESDAVFLAGGAYFYSYRSCLPGLTYLAHLSAACWGRRFHKPVILLPQSYGPFRSGLAKKFFDDVVAAAKTVFYREEITGNFLKREYPAHQKKFHFLPDLALFLTREELLGASALPPRGRTIGVTLRPWEAGKKNVEDYIRILSGPLYALAASENAKVRIIVQVQDRKRGEGDEAVSRLLETRLKSSLGPERVEFCTAQPYFGLPDLCRLYAECDLMISMRLHSALLSYVVGTPAVVAGYQHKAEGILKSLGLEGLYLGGFDELEDGAFKNQLEAVWKERAMWSERIAQALAKARMLILSRFKELAA; encoded by the coding sequence ATGAAAAAAATCCTTGTTGCCAATCTTGCTTCGCCCGCAAATCCCGGAGACCAGGCCATCCTGAAAGGGACGCTCAAGCTCTTCCGGGAAGTCTGGGAGCAACCGGCGGTTACGCTTTCGACGCGCGCTTTTTCTGAAAAAGCGGTTTATGAAGCCTGCGGATGCCGCGTTGTGCCCAGTTATCCGGATGTCGATTGCCTGAGTATGGATGATTCCCTGGGCAAGATGATGCGCATTCCCCAGGCGCTGTTCCGGCCCGGGCTTTTGCGGTCCGCGGTGCGGGAATCTGACGCGGTTTTCCTCGCGGGAGGCGCTTACTTCTATTCTTACCGTTCCTGCCTGCCCGGGCTGACCTACCTGGCCCATTTGAGCGCCGCCTGCTGGGGCCGCCGCTTTCATAAGCCTGTGATCCTGCTGCCGCAGTCCTACGGACCGTTCCGCTCCGGGCTGGCAAAGAAATTTTTTGACGATGTCGTGGCCGCGGCCAAAACCGTTTTCTACCGTGAAGAAATCACGGGCAATTTTTTGAAGCGCGAATATCCCGCGCACCAGAAAAAATTTCATTTCCTCCCCGACCTCGCGCTTTTCCTGACCCGGGAAGAACTTCTCGGCGCCAGCGCCTTGCCGCCGCGCGGCCGGACGATCGGCGTGACGCTGCGGCCCTGGGAAGCGGGGAAAAAAAACGTCGAAGACTATATCCGCATTTTATCCGGCCCTCTCTATGCACTGGCCGCGTCTGAAAACGCGAAGGTCCGCATCATCGTGCAGGTCCAGGACCGCAAACGGGGAGAAGGGGACGAGGCTGTTTCGCGGCTTCTGGAAACGCGGCTGAAGTCTTCACTGGGCCCGGAACGGGTGGAGTTTTGTACGGCGCAGCCCTATTTCGGCCTCCCGGACTTATGCCGGCTTTACGCGGAATGCGACCTCATGATCTCGATGCGGCTTCATTCCGCGCTTTTGTCTTATGTCGTGGGCACTCCGGCGGTCGTGGCCGGATATCAGCACAAGGCCGAAGGCATTCTGAAGTCCCTGGGACTCGAAGGCCTTTACCTGGGCGGGTTCGACGAGTTGGAAGACGGCGCATTCAAGAACCAGTTGGAAGCGGTATGGAAAGAGCGCGCGATGTGGTCCGAACGGATCGCGCAGGCGCTGGCCAAGGCGCGGATGCTCATCCTGTCGCGATTCAAGGAGCTTGCCGCATGA
- a CDS encoding glycosyltransferase: MKILYAHLYDARYSMGGAEKVLYDLAVTMKERRGHEVSCAVNPGQLAKALRHRGIEVREIALEKYKTLKTLEELRRMIREISPDVIHSHHRFTTFLLDVFFKRKIPVIHTEHVLRNDKKFLFRAGTMATAVHETVGKNLIQEFRVPSDKVRVIPNAVLPCYPRRDILPELRRAYPRREGEVFAAFTGRLEEQKGHRYLIAAVARLAAGEKKRLRIFLLGDGSLEPALKQQAKDAGVTDNFVFLGHTDRVAEFLALADFFVLPSLWEGMPLSVLEAFSAAKPVLATDIPGTRELMDAATGRLVPARDPKTLAAALSEWINAPGLLKPLGETAFKKWQKEYAFDVMVSRYEDLYKEMAAKGKS; this comes from the coding sequence ATGAAAATCCTCTACGCCCATCTTTATGATGCCCGGTACAGCATGGGAGGCGCCGAAAAAGTGCTTTATGACCTGGCCGTGACCATGAAAGAGCGGCGGGGCCACGAGGTGTCGTGCGCCGTGAATCCCGGCCAATTGGCCAAGGCACTCAGGCATCGCGGCATCGAAGTCCGGGAAATCGCGCTGGAAAAATACAAAACGCTCAAGACGCTGGAGGAATTGCGGCGCATGATTCGGGAAATCTCGCCGGACGTGATCCATTCCCATCACCGCTTCACGACGTTCCTGCTGGATGTTTTTTTTAAAAGGAAAATCCCGGTCATTCACACCGAGCACGTTTTGAGAAACGATAAAAAGTTTCTGTTCCGTGCCGGAACCATGGCCACGGCCGTGCACGAAACCGTCGGCAAGAATTTGATCCAGGAATTCCGGGTGCCCTCGGACAAAGTGCGTGTCATTCCCAACGCGGTCCTTCCTTGCTATCCGAGAAGGGACATTTTGCCCGAGCTGCGGCGCGCTTATCCCCGCCGGGAAGGAGAAGTCTTTGCCGCGTTTACCGGCCGGCTGGAAGAACAGAAAGGCCACCGTTATCTCATTGCCGCGGTGGCGCGCCTCGCGGCGGGAGAAAAAAAACGCCTTCGTATCTTCCTGCTGGGAGACGGAAGTCTGGAGCCCGCCCTCAAGCAGCAGGCGAAGGACGCGGGCGTGACCGACAATTTCGTTTTTCTGGGGCATACCGACCGGGTCGCGGAATTTCTGGCGCTGGCGGATTTCTTCGTGCTTCCCAGCCTTTGGGAAGGCATGCCGCTGTCCGTCCTTGAAGCCTTCAGCGCGGCAAAGCCTGTGCTCGCTACGGACATTCCGGGAACGCGGGAGCTGATGGACGCCGCCACGGGGAGGCTCGTGCCCGCGCGTGACCCCAAGACGCTGGCCGCAGCCCTGTCCGAATGGATCAACGCGCCGGGACTCTTGAAACCGCTCGGCGAAACGGCTTTTAAAAAATGGCAAAAGGAATACGCCTTTGACGTGATGGTCTCTCGTTACGAGGACCTTTATAAGGAAATGGCCGCGAAAGGAAAATCGTGA
- a CDS encoding O-antigen ligase family protein translates to MKKWRWVMMGAGAWWLMGLNLFVYHLSAFGLFMEAIHRKNRQNAGVYMPASARFLVAIAVIYSFSIVIHLSSADSSRIVAAVYNLSFWIMGAMIVVVMANNFRSEMIPDILDGFYALSFFVAVVSFLILAAWMKGIRDVTLPSPLYGLASHLGDTNLVKDSLLIRPLMWDWFASVSRPRFNVFSPYPTAAGGCIMIILLMILTRAVLLHKLKNAVFIGVFALSSLGFLMTLSRISILAFLVAFFVVFLVEKKNFVIWLLGLVFVLVICYPLLESLTQWIMGLREGSTSIRFQLYRYSLEQLHDADWIFGLGIKPRENIFAIPLGSHSTYISLLFKTGIIGTTAFVSFQAWLMMKWFRLRLIVRRKRELFLFWRSIGLVLVAMSLWMATEDMDAPQCLAFLYFSIIGCFEGFRRECLYGKS, encoded by the coding sequence TTGAAAAAATGGCGTTGGGTGATGATGGGCGCCGGCGCCTGGTGGCTGATGGGGCTGAACCTCTTTGTGTACCACCTCTCCGCCTTCGGCCTTTTCATGGAGGCCATTCACCGGAAGAACCGCCAAAACGCCGGGGTGTACATGCCTGCGTCGGCGAGGTTCCTTGTGGCCATTGCCGTCATTTATTCTTTTTCGATCGTCATCCACCTGTCCAGCGCCGACTCAAGCCGCATTGTCGCGGCCGTCTATAACCTCAGCTTCTGGATTATGGGCGCGATGATCGTCGTGGTCATGGCCAACAATTTCCGGTCCGAAATGATTCCTGACATCCTGGACGGCTTTTACGCCCTTTCCTTTTTTGTCGCCGTGGTTTCTTTTTTGATCCTTGCGGCCTGGATGAAGGGCATCCGGGACGTCACTCTGCCTTCGCCGTTGTATGGGCTGGCCAGCCATCTCGGGGACACGAATCTCGTCAAAGACTCGCTGCTCATCCGGCCGCTCATGTGGGACTGGTTCGCGTCCGTGTCCCGCCCGCGCTTCAATGTTTTTTCGCCTTATCCGACCGCGGCAGGCGGCTGCATCATGATCATCCTCCTTATGATCCTGACCCGCGCGGTGCTCCTGCATAAATTGAAAAACGCGGTTTTCATCGGCGTCTTTGCCCTGAGCTCGCTGGGTTTTCTCATGACACTTTCCCGCATTTCGATCCTCGCATTTTTGGTCGCGTTTTTCGTGGTTTTCCTGGTCGAGAAAAAGAATTTTGTGATATGGCTTCTGGGCCTCGTCTTCGTGCTGGTGATCTGTTATCCGCTGCTCGAAAGCCTGACGCAATGGATCATGGGACTCCGCGAGGGCAGCACCTCGATCCGCTTCCAGCTCTACCGTTACAGCCTGGAACAGCTGCATGACGCGGACTGGATTTTCGGGCTCGGTATCAAGCCGCGCGAAAACATTTTCGCCATCCCGCTGGGATCGCACTCCACGTACATCTCCCTGCTTTTTAAGACCGGAATCATCGGGACGACCGCGTTCGTATCGTTCCAGGCGTGGCTGATGATGAAATGGTTCCGCCTGCGCCTGATCGTGCGGCGCAAGAGGGAGCTTTTCCTTTTCTGGCGGAGCATCGGGCTGGTGCTTGTGGCCATGAGCCTTTGGATGGCCACC